A window of the Macaca nemestrina isolate mMacNem1 chromosome X, mMacNem.hap1, whole genome shotgun sequence genome harbors these coding sequences:
- the LOC105478146 gene encoding gem-associated protein 8, producing MAAVKASTSKATRPWYSHPVYARYWQHYHQAMAWMQSHHNAYRKAVESCFSLPSYFPPALLPQSSYDNQAAYPQSFYDHHLAWQDYPCSSSHFGRSGQHPHYSSRIQASTREDQALSKEEEMETESDAEVECDLSNMEITEELRQYFAETERHREERRRQQQLDAERLNSYVNADHDLYCNTRRSIEAPTERPGERRQAEMKRLYGDSAAKIQAMEAAVQLSFDKHCDRKQPKYWPVIPLKF from the exons ATGGCAGCAGTGaag GCATCAACATCGAAAGCTACCAGGCCTTGGTATTCTCATCCGGTATATGCAAGATACTGGCAACATTATCATCAAGCAATGGCTTGGATGCAAAGCCATCACAATGCCTACAGGAAGGCCGTGGAATCCTGTTTCAGTCTTCCATCGTACTTCCCTCCTGCACTTCTTCCCCAAAGCTCTTACGATAACCAGGCTGCGTATCCTCAGTCCTTCTATGACCATCATCTGGCCTGGCAGGACTACCCCTGCAGTTCTTCACATTTCGGAAGGTCTGGGCAGCATCCACATTACAGCAGTAGGATCCAGGCATCCACAAGAGAAGACCAAGCTTTGTCCAAAGAAGAAGAGATGGAGACTGAGTCAGATGCAGAGGTAGAATGTGACCTGAGCAATATGGAAATCACCGAAGAGCTCCGCCAATACTTTGCAGAGACTGAGAGGCACAGAGAAGAACGAC GGCGGCAGCAGCAGCTGGATGCAGAGCGCCTGAACAGCTACGTAAACGCTGACCACGACCTGTACTGCAACACCCGCCGGTCGATAGAAGCCCCAACTGAGAGGCCTGGTGAGCGGCGCCAGGCCGAGATGAAGCGTTTGTACGGGGACAGCGCTGCCAAGATCCAGGCCATGGAAGCTGCGGTGCAGCTGAGCTTTGACAAGCACTGTGACCGAAAGCAACCCAAGTACTGGCCGGTCATCCCCCTGAAGTTCTGA